The following coding sequences are from one Eucalyptus grandis isolate ANBG69807.140 chromosome 11, ASM1654582v1, whole genome shotgun sequence window:
- the LOC104426876 gene encoding protein FAM98A isoform X1, whose amino-acid sequence MDRYQRVEKPKPESPINENEIRITTQGLIRNYISYASTLLQEKRVREIVLKAMGQAISKTVAIAEIIKKRIPRLHQDTSISSVSITDVWEPIEEGLVPVEMTRHVSMISITLSTRELNKESPGYQAPVQMDQPKPQYRYQPQQPRQARVPYNTVNEDSYGRGRGRGRGRGRSWGRGGYGNYQGGYYQNRNYQGGDYQSGNYQGGNYQGGNYQSGNYQGGNYQDNGGYSNWGRGGGRGRGWGYRGSGYERGRGGGGRGYVRGRGRMGGRSRGGGNQA is encoded by the exons ATGGACCGATACCAGAGAGTGGAGAAGCCGAAGCCGGAGTCGCCGATAAACGAGAACGAGATCCGCATCACCACCCAGGGCCTCATCCGCAACTACATCAGCTACGCCTCCACTCTCCTCCAg GAGAAACGTGTTAGAGAAATTGTCCTGAAAGCAATGGGACAAGCAATCAGTAAGACAGTGGCCATTGCGGAGATTATAAAG AAGAGAATTCCTCGGTTGCATCAGGATACTTCCATCAGCTCAGTTAGCATAACTGATGTATGGGAACCCATCGAAGAAGGCCTAGTACC TGTGGAGATGACTCGACATGTTTCAATGATATCAATCACCTTGTCTACTAGGGAGCTAAACAAAGAATCTCCTGG GTACCAAGCTCCTGTTCAAATGGATCAACCCAAACCTCAGTATCGTTATCAACCGCAACAGCCTAGACAAGCACGTGTTCCTTACAATACCGTTAATGAAG ATTCATATGGTCGGGGGAGGGGTCGAGgtagagggagagggaggagctGGGGAAGGGGAGGATATGGAAACTATCAAGGTGGATATTATCAAAACAGGAACTATCAAGGTGGAGACTATCAAAGTGGAAACTATCAAGGTGGAAATTATCAAGGTGGAAACTATCAAAGTGGAAATTATCAAGGCGGAAACTATCAAG ATAATGGTGGATATTCAAACTGGGGTCGAGGTGGTGGACGAGGTAGGGGCTGGGGCTACCGTG GTAGTGGATACGAGAGGGGCAGAGGTGGAGGTGGCAGGGGATATGTGCGTGGTCGTGGAAGGATGGGAGGCCGCTCAAGGGGTGGCGGCAACCAGGCATAG
- the LOC120289984 gene encoding LOW QUALITY PROTEIN: F-box/kelch-repeat protein At3g24760-like (The sequence of the model RefSeq protein was modified relative to this genomic sequence to represent the inferred CDS: inserted 1 base in 1 codon), which yields MAQSLPKLPQSSTGDVGLPAVADHHQLLSTDLIDLILSLLPVPSLLRASSVCKLWRSIITSSSTNSSAAGPSSSSSSSSXPWFFLYGIHNTSSRNNQSFAFDPLSDAWFRLPTHTHRAFTASSGFLFTTTPAFSFTRVFRDSWRSTSPLHFSRLNPLLAVFPDDRGPGPGPGPGPGLRFVVVGGDGFVGNLVDIEDRLAVEIYDPRSDRWDLCPPLPADFRPGNSSQSLSSALFRGRFYVFGIYSSFVSCFDLRDRIWSDVQTLRPPGVLFSFLIACRQRLVLAGMCVGPSGPSFNLWQIDETSMEFREIAIMPSNLLNGLVDSEEEDKFASLKCVGSGDMIYVFNEEYHKKYPACVCEIGSDYGRCSWRRLPDLPSPVNKFHKVFSFCSAVSIHTVLHGEADEAA from the exons ATGGCG CAAAGCCTCCCGAAGCTCCCCCAATCATCCACCGGCGATGTCGGACTGCCTGCCGTCGCTGACCACCATCAACTCCTCTCCACCGACCTCATCGACCtcatcctctccctcctccccgTCCCCTCCCTCCTCCGCGCCTCCTCCGTCTGCAAGCTCTGGCGCTCCATCATCACCTCCTCTTCAACCAATTCTAGCGCCGCcggcccttcttcttcttcttcttcttctt tcccctggTTCTTCCTCTACGGCATCCACAACACCTCCTCCCGCAACAACCAGTCCTTCGCCTTCGACCCCCTCTCCGACGCCTGGTTCCGCCTCCCCACCCACACCCACCGCGCCTTCACCGCCTCCTCCGGCTTCCTCTTCACCACCACCCCGGCCTTCTCCTTCACCCGCGTCTTCCGCGACTCCTGGCGCTCCACCTCCCCGCTCCACTTCTCCCGCCTCAACCCCCTCCTCGCCGTCTTCCCCGACGACCGCGGCCCCGGCCCCGGCCCCGGCCCCGGCCCCGGCCTGCGGTTCGTCGTCGTCGGGGGCGACGGCTTCGTCGGCAACCTCGTCGACATCGAGGACCGGCTGGCGGTCGAGATTTACGACCCCCGGTCCGACCGCTGGGACCTCTGCCCTCCCTTGCCCGCCGACTTCCGCCCCGGGAACTCGTCGCAGTCCCTGTCGTCGGCGCTCTTCCGCGGTAGGTTTTATGTGTTCGGGATCTATTCTAGCTTCGTGTCGTGCTTCGACCTGCGCGATCGGATCTGGAGCGACGTGCAGACTCTGAGACCGCCCGGGGTcctgttttctttcttgatcGCGTGTCGGCAACGGCTGGTCCTGGCGGGCATGTGCGTCGGGCCGAGCGGGCCGTCGTTTAACTTGTGGCAGATTGATGAGACGAGCATGGAATTCAGGGAAATCGCGATCATGCCCTCCAATTTGCTCAATGGGCTGGTCGATAGCGAGGAGGAAGATAAATTCGCGAGCTTGAAATGCGTTGGATCGGGTGATATGATTTATGTGTTTAATGAGGAGTATCATAAGAAGTACCCTGCTTGTGTCTGTGAGATTGGTAGTGATTATGGCAGGTGCAGCTGGAGGAGGCTACCGGATTTGCCATCTCCCGTGAATAAGTTCCACAAGGTCTTCAGCTTTTGTTCCGCCGTTTCAATTCATACTGTTCTTCACGGCGAAGCCGATGAAGCTGCCTGA
- the LOC104426876 gene encoding ribonuclease P protein subunit p25-like protein isoform X2 codes for MDRYQRVEKPKPESPINENEIRITTQGLIRNYISYASTLLQEKRVREIVLKAMGQAISKTVAIAEIIKKRIPRLHQDTSISSVSITDVWEPIEEGLVPVEMTRHVSMISITLSTRELNKESPGYQAPVQMDQPKPQYRYQPQQPRQARVPYNTVNEDSYGRGRGRGRGRGRSWGRGGYGNYQDNGGYSNWGRGGGRGRGWGYRGSGYERGRGGGGRGYVRGRGRMGGRSRGGGNQA; via the exons ATGGACCGATACCAGAGAGTGGAGAAGCCGAAGCCGGAGTCGCCGATAAACGAGAACGAGATCCGCATCACCACCCAGGGCCTCATCCGCAACTACATCAGCTACGCCTCCACTCTCCTCCAg GAGAAACGTGTTAGAGAAATTGTCCTGAAAGCAATGGGACAAGCAATCAGTAAGACAGTGGCCATTGCGGAGATTATAAAG AAGAGAATTCCTCGGTTGCATCAGGATACTTCCATCAGCTCAGTTAGCATAACTGATGTATGGGAACCCATCGAAGAAGGCCTAGTACC TGTGGAGATGACTCGACATGTTTCAATGATATCAATCACCTTGTCTACTAGGGAGCTAAACAAAGAATCTCCTGG GTACCAAGCTCCTGTTCAAATGGATCAACCCAAACCTCAGTATCGTTATCAACCGCAACAGCCTAGACAAGCACGTGTTCCTTACAATACCGTTAATGAAG ATTCATATGGTCGGGGGAGGGGTCGAGgtagagggagagggaggagctGGGGAAGGGGAGGATATGGAAACTATCAAG ATAATGGTGGATATTCAAACTGGGGTCGAGGTGGTGGACGAGGTAGGGGCTGGGGCTACCGTG GTAGTGGATACGAGAGGGGCAGAGGTGGAGGTGGCAGGGGATATGTGCGTGGTCGTGGAAGGATGGGAGGCCGCTCAAGGGGTGGCGGCAACCAGGCATAG